Proteins encoded together in one Desulfonatronum thiosulfatophilum window:
- a CDS encoding ATP-binding protein: MAIERQMFELMADDRLAGFRLQRLEIYNWGTFDGRIWTLRLDGQNALLTGDIGSGKSTLVDAITTLLVPAQRISYNKAAGAEARERSLRSYVLGFYKSERSDTTGSAKPVPLRDEHCYAVVLGVFRNAGYQKTVTLAQVFWMKDGQGQPARFYVACERELSIAEDFSRFGTEMDKLRKRLRSSGVDVFDSFPPYGAWFRRRFGIDNDQALELFLQTVSLKSVGNLTDFVRMHMLEPFDVAPRIAALIGHFDDLTRAHEAVLKAKRQVELLTPLVADCDRYAELIVGAADLRACREALRPWFAGLKLELLDKRLDGLREELIRHNGLVGRLETQWRDLQARERELRRSIAESGGDRIARIAEDIRLKLEEAGHRRTKADRYAELAAAVNLKPAGDEDHFLDQRRTCGELLENAAQEETRVQNDLSENMVLFKQGRDEYAELSVEIKSLKSRRSNIDEKQVAMRRSLCAALELAEKDMPFAGELIQVREEEKDWEGAIERVLHNFGLSLLVPDEHYARVAQWVDATHLKGRLVYFRVRTIRGAGRLAVPELHPDSLVRKVALKPDSALYDWLEREMAHRFDVACCPTQDQFRRETKALTRSGQIKMPGERHEKDDRHRIDDRGRYVLGWSNEAKIAALEDKARRLEDRLAGIGARIAALQKEQKTIKSRLEALSKLDEYRDFRELDWRSLTLEVADLEEEKRGLEAASDILKTLTAQLQGVEADLARIEAELGSARDVRSKAEQRRHDAQELRDQTRIVVDDAGPEQTARFGQLDELRGEALAGRLLTVESCDNRERDMREWLQARIDAEDRKLSRLREKILAAMQSYGTEFPLETQEVDISVDAAGEYRAMLEQLQADDLPRFEARFKELLNENTIREVANFHSQLFRERETIRERIQRINESLTQIDFNPGRYILLEAQAVADPDIRDFQAELKACTEGSLSGSEDAQYSEAKFLQVRRIIERFRGREGQSEMDRRWTAKVTDVRNWFVFGASERWREDGAEYEHYADSGGKSGGQKEKLAYTVLAASLAYQFGLEWGAVRSRSFRFVVIDEAFGRGSDESAQYGLKLFQSLNLQLLIVTPLQKIHIIEPFVSSVGFVHNPDGRTSSLRNLSIQEYHQEKDRQRLPTESKLPNGAMIAGLEEGKPDLAAFR; encoded by the coding sequence ATGGCGATTGAACGGCAGATGTTCGAACTAATGGCCGACGACCGTCTGGCCGGTTTTCGCCTCCAGCGCCTGGAGATCTACAATTGGGGAACCTTTGACGGCCGCATCTGGACCCTGCGGCTGGACGGGCAGAACGCCCTGCTGACCGGAGACATCGGTTCGGGCAAGTCCACCCTGGTGGACGCGATCACCACCCTGCTGGTCCCGGCGCAGCGCATTTCCTACAACAAGGCGGCCGGCGCCGAGGCCCGGGAACGCAGCCTGCGTTCCTATGTGCTGGGCTTTTACAAGTCCGAGAGAAGCGACACCACGGGCAGCGCGAAACCCGTGCCCCTGCGCGACGAGCACTGCTATGCCGTGGTCCTTGGCGTGTTCCGCAATGCCGGATACCAGAAGACCGTCACCCTGGCCCAGGTTTTTTGGATGAAGGACGGCCAGGGGCAGCCGGCACGATTCTACGTAGCCTGCGAACGCGAGCTGTCCATTGCCGAAGATTTTTCCAGATTCGGGACGGAAATGGACAAGCTGCGCAAACGGTTGCGCAGCTCCGGCGTGGACGTTTTCGACAGCTTTCCACCGTATGGCGCGTGGTTTCGGCGGCGTTTCGGGATCGACAACGATCAGGCCCTGGAATTGTTCCTGCAGACAGTCTCCCTGAAGTCCGTGGGCAATCTGACGGATTTCGTGCGCATGCACATGCTCGAACCTTTTGACGTGGCGCCGCGCATCGCCGCCTTGATCGGCCACTTCGACGACCTGACCCGTGCCCATGAGGCCGTGCTCAAGGCCAAGCGGCAGGTGGAACTGCTCACGCCTTTGGTGGCGGATTGCGATCGGTATGCGGAGCTGATCGTGGGAGCAGCGGACTTGCGGGCTTGCCGGGAGGCTTTGCGGCCGTGGTTCGCCGGATTGAAACTGGAACTGCTGGACAAGCGCCTGGACGGCTTGCGCGAAGAGCTGATCAGGCACAACGGGCTGGTGGGCCGCCTGGAAACCCAGTGGCGGGATCTCCAGGCCCGGGAGCGGGAACTGCGCCGGAGCATTGCCGAGAGCGGAGGGGACCGTATTGCCCGCATTGCCGAGGACATCCGCCTCAAGCTGGAGGAGGCCGGGCATCGGCGGACCAAGGCGGACCGTTACGCGGAGCTGGCCGCGGCCGTGAACCTCAAGCCGGCGGGAGACGAGGATCATTTTCTGGACCAGCGCCGGACGTGCGGCGAGCTGCTGGAGAATGCCGCCCAGGAAGAGACCCGGGTGCAGAACGACCTGAGCGAGAACATGGTGCTGTTCAAGCAGGGCCGGGATGAATACGCCGAGCTGAGCGTGGAAATCAAAAGCCTGAAATCCAGGCGCAGCAACATTGACGAAAAGCAGGTGGCCATGCGCCGCTCCCTGTGCGCGGCCCTGGAACTGGCCGAAAAGGACATGCCCTTTGCCGGGGAGTTGATCCAGGTCCGCGAGGAGGAAAAGGACTGGGAGGGGGCCATCGAGCGGGTGCTGCACAATTTCGGGCTGTCCCTGCTGGTGCCTGATGAGCACTATGCCCGGGTGGCCCAATGGGTGGACGCCACGCATTTGAAAGGACGCCTGGTCTACTTTCGGGTCCGGACCATACGGGGGGCCGGCCGACTCGCCGTACCCGAACTGCATCCGGATTCCCTGGTCCGCAAGGTGGCCCTGAAGCCGGATTCTGCCCTGTACGATTGGCTGGAACGGGAAATGGCCCACCGTTTCGACGTGGCCTGCTGTCCGACCCAGGATCAGTTCCGGCGGGAGACCAAAGCCCTGACCCGGTCCGGACAGATCAAGATGCCCGGCGAACGCCACGAAAAGGATGACCGGCACCGCATCGACGACCGCGGCCGCTACGTCCTGGGCTGGAGCAACGAGGCCAAGATCGCGGCCCTGGAGGACAAGGCCAGGCGCCTGGAAGATCGCCTGGCCGGCATCGGGGCACGCATCGCGGCCCTGCAAAAGGAGCAGAAAACCATCAAGAGCCGCCTGGAAGCGCTTTCCAAGCTGGACGAGTACCGGGATTTCCGGGAACTGGACTGGCGTAGCCTGACCCTGGAAGTGGCCGATCTGGAAGAGGAAAAACGCGGCCTGGAAGCCGCCTCGGACATCCTGAAAACGCTGACGGCCCAGCTCCAGGGCGTGGAAGCGGATCTGGCCAGGATCGAGGCCGAGCTGGGCAGCGCCCGGGACGTACGTTCCAAGGCCGAACAACGCCGCCATGACGCCCAAGAGCTGCGGGATCAGACCAGAATCGTGGTCGACGATGCCGGACCGGAACAGACCGCCCGATTCGGGCAGTTGGACGAGCTGCGCGGAGAAGCCCTGGCCGGACGGCTGTTGACCGTGGAGTCCTGCGACAACCGCGAGCGGGACATGCGGGAATGGCTGCAGGCCAGGATCGACGCGGAGGACAGGAAGCTGTCCCGGCTGCGGGAGAAAATCCTCGCCGCCATGCAGTCCTACGGCACGGAATTCCCCCTGGAAACCCAGGAGGTGGACATCTCCGTGGATGCGGCCGGCGAGTACCGGGCTATGCTGGAGCAGCTCCAAGCCGACGATCTGCCGCGCTTCGAGGCCCGGTTCAAGGAACTGCTCAACGAGAACACCATCCGCGAAGTGGCCAATTTTCACTCCCAGCTGTTCCGGGAGCGGGAAACCATCCGGGAGCGCATCCAGCGGATCAACGAATCCCTGACCCAGATCGACTTCAATCCCGGGCGGTACATCCTTCTGGAAGCCCAGGCAGTGGCGGATCCGGACATCCGGGATTTCCAGGCCGAGCTCAAGGCCTGCACCGAGGGCTCTCTGAGCGGCTCGGAGGATGCGCAGTATTCCGAAGCCAAGTTTCTGCAGGTCAGACGGATCATCGAACGGTTTCGGGGCAGGGAAGGGCAGTCGGAAATGGACCGCCGTTGGACCGCCAAGGTCACCGACGTGCGCAACTGGTTTGTCTTCGGAGCCAGCGAGCGCTGGCGGGAGGACGGCGCGGAATATGAGCACTATGCGGATTCCGGCGGCAAGTCCGGCGGCCAGAAGGAAAAGCTGGCCTACACCGTGCTGGCGGCCAGCCTGGCCTACCAGTTCGGCCTGGAATGGGGGGCGGTGCGTTCCCGATCCTTCCGGTTCGTGGTCATTGACGAGGCCTTTGGCCGGGGCTCGGACGAATCCGCCCAGTACGGCCTGAAACTCTTCCAGAGCCTGAACCTGCAACTGCTCATCGTCACCCCGCTTCAGAAAATCCATATTATCGAGCCCTTTGTCTCCAGCGTCGGCTTTGTCCACAATCCGGACGGACGAACCTCCTCCTTGCGCAATTTGAGCATCCAGGAATACCATCAGGAAAAGGATCGCCAACGGCTGCCTACCGAATCGAAACTTCCGAACGGGGCAATGATCGCCGGTTTGGAGGAAGGCAAACCCGATTTGGCAGCCTTTCGATAA
- a CDS encoding DUF4194 domain-containing protein — MNEHPQHPSSSDSPTDLSSVVIPLLKGLLSVEEQPAVWNALLGLQARVRDYVAVLGLDLVLDEAEGYAFLRSRIEIDEKDDVKTPRLIARRQLSFPVSLLLALLRKKLAEFDAGGGETRLILSRDEVVEMIRVFLPAGTNETRLIDQVDAHLNKVVDLGFLRRLRGQDRMFEVRRIIKAFVDAQWLAEFDRRLAAYQEHAQTGAIAGKAAKEAKDGD; from the coding sequence ATGAACGAACACCCCCAACATCCATCATCTTCCGATTCTCCAACCGACCTTTCCTCCGTGGTCATCCCTTTGCTCAAGGGGCTGCTCTCCGTGGAAGAGCAGCCCGCTGTATGGAACGCCTTGCTGGGCCTTCAGGCCAGGGTGCGGGATTACGTCGCCGTGCTGGGGCTGGATCTGGTTCTGGACGAGGCCGAAGGCTATGCGTTTCTGCGTTCCCGGATTGAGATCGACGAGAAGGACGACGTCAAGACGCCCCGCTTGATTGCCCGGCGGCAATTGTCGTTTCCGGTCAGCTTGCTCCTGGCCCTTCTGCGCAAGAAACTGGCCGAGTTCGATGCCGGGGGTGGGGAAACCCGACTGATTCTCTCTCGGGACGAGGTGGTGGAAATGATCCGGGTGTTCCTGCCCGCGGGAACCAACGAAACCCGGTTGATCGACCAGGTGGACGCCCATTTGAACAAGGTCGTGGATCTGGGTTTTCTGCGCCGATTGCGCGGTCAGGACCGGATGTTCGAGGTGCGGCGGATCATCAAGGCCTTTGTGGATGCCCAGTGGTTGGCAGAATTTGACCGGCGGCTGGCGGCCTATCAAGAACATGCGCAGACCGGCGCAATCGCCGGGAAAGCCGCAAAGGAAGCGAAAGATGGCGATTGA
- a CDS encoding DUF3375 domain-containing protein — protein MPLDYATLELLRRNHPSWRLLRADHASLTISFLHRVFLASNVRTMSQADLVEALEDELYVLREQRGAEAFPRSAKDYLNDWADNDRGWLRKFYPPDSDEPHFDLTPATEKAVVWLESLTERAFVGTESRLLTLFELLRQMSRGSESDPAARIAELQRRRAEIDTEMERILAGDVPLLDETGLKDRFQQFLQLARELLGDFREVEDNFRVLDRRVRERIALWDGAKAALLEEIMGERDAIADSDQGRSFRAFWDFLMSQSRQEELTGLLEHVLSLAPVAEMEPDPRLRRVHYDWLEAGEHAQRTVARLSQQLRRFLDDQAWLENRRIMDILHGIESGALAVRDNQPSGGFMELNEMGADIELPMERPLFSPPFKARIADVELEQGEADVDADVLFAQIVVDREELRHNIRLALQDRAQISLGELTIQRPLRHGLAELVAYLQLAGERPHTVVDEAVTETVQWEVAEDTLRRARLPRVIFVRD, from the coding sequence ATGCCCCTTGATTATGCCACCCTTGAGCTGCTGCGCCGTAATCACCCTTCCTGGCGGTTGCTGCGGGCGGATCATGCCTCTTTGACCATTTCTTTTCTGCACCGCGTTTTTCTCGCTTCCAATGTCCGGACCATGTCTCAGGCCGATCTGGTGGAGGCTCTGGAGGACGAACTGTATGTGCTGCGGGAGCAGCGAGGGGCGGAAGCCTTTCCCCGCTCGGCAAAGGACTACCTCAATGACTGGGCGGACAATGACCGGGGCTGGTTGCGCAAATTTTACCCTCCGGATTCCGATGAGCCCCATTTCGACCTGACTCCGGCCACGGAGAAAGCCGTGGTCTGGCTGGAGAGCCTGACCGAACGGGCTTTTGTGGGCACCGAGTCCAGGCTGTTGACCCTGTTCGAACTGCTGCGGCAGATGAGCCGGGGCAGCGAATCCGACCCCGCGGCCCGGATCGCCGAACTGCAGCGCCGGCGGGCCGAGATCGACACGGAAATGGAGCGCATCCTGGCCGGCGACGTCCCCTTGCTGGACGAGACGGGACTCAAGGACCGCTTCCAGCAATTCCTTCAGCTGGCCCGGGAACTGCTGGGCGACTTTCGGGAAGTGGAAGACAATTTTCGCGTGCTGGACCGACGGGTGCGCGAACGCATCGCGCTCTGGGACGGAGCCAAGGCCGCACTGCTGGAAGAGATCATGGGCGAACGCGACGCCATAGCCGACTCGGATCAGGGCAGAAGCTTTCGAGCTTTCTGGGATTTTCTGATGTCCCAGAGCCGTCAGGAAGAGCTGACAGGCCTACTGGAACATGTTCTGAGTCTGGCTCCGGTGGCTGAGATGGAGCCCGATCCCCGGCTGCGCCGCGTCCATTACGACTGGCTGGAGGCAGGCGAGCACGCTCAGCGCACCGTGGCCCGCCTGTCCCAGCAACTGCGGCGTTTTCTGGATGACCAGGCCTGGCTGGAAAACCGCCGGATCATGGACATCCTGCACGGTATCGAGTCCGGGGCCCTGGCCGTCCGCGACAACCAGCCTTCCGGCGGTTTCATGGAACTGAACGAGATGGGCGCGGACATCGAACTGCCCATGGAGCGGCCCCTGTTCTCTCCGCCCTTCAAGGCCCGCATTGCCGACGTGGAGCTGGAACAGGGCGAGGCCGACGTCGATGCTGATGTGCTGTTCGCCCAGATCGTGGTGGACCGGGAAGAACTGCGGCACAATATCCGCCTGGCCTTGCAGGATCGGGCCCAGATCAGTCTCGGTGAATTGACCATCCAACGCCCCTTGCGCCACGGCCTGGCCGAGCTGGTGGCCTATCTGCAACTGGCCGGGGAACGCCCGCACACGGTTGTGGACGAGGCTGTCACGGAAACCGTACAGTGGGAAGTTGCGGAAGACACCCTGCGCAGGGCTCGCTTGCCAAGAGTGATTTTTGTGCGGGATTGA